In a single window of the Euwallacea similis isolate ESF13 chromosome 37, ESF131.1, whole genome shotgun sequence genome:
- the LOC136418721 gene encoding uncharacterized protein, which translates to MASAEELRKLNVARRTCKAQLTMFDRFIESFDLDNELNSNETDRLVERLNRLDDIFDKFDAAQSELELHATDYDEELNERDEFERRFCDLKAAGKGLLNKFSKADRSAKCSNANESMPPSPLAGVKLPVISLPTFSGDYKDWLGFRDTYVSLIHNNHSLNQIQKFHYLRASLQGVASQVLETLAFTDNNYDVAWTTLSERYNNTRVLVHMHMKALLEIESVDKESAHKLRDLIDNVGKNLRTLSALGQKTEHWSDLIACLVGSKLDRVTERHWEKAKGNKKEVPSWESLREFLKNRADMLAAIERQRGSTKIEKNVGFKHNRASVKTFVGSDLKCVVCKANHLLVNCQRFLAMPPSERFNKAKQLKLCLNCLKLGHFGKDCRAKHCAKCTTKHHTLLHFESSRGQEAISHSEENLEHRVSLSALSSENHVFLSTALVEVRSAGGACLKVRALLDSGRQSNFISSSLCKRLKIKMDKFEMLVGELGLKASEITHSCNVEVCARRRGYQASLKCLVLPRITGFIPGAVVDVSRLNIPSNITLADPEFNRPGPIDLLIGSELFYRLLCVGQISLGPNSPILQKTRFGWVISGAMMQAGICGTVCNLSVNSRHGGREIEFDLKRFWEVEENFAETKAWSAEELSCEEHFQRTHRRSSDGRFVVAIPFKHPVTELGNSKEKALQRFLSLERKLSKDQGMKDEYCKFIREYLSLGHMSRVLDEDDSVVYYMPHHPVIKSESCTTKLRVVFDCSMPSSTGKSLNELQMVGPVIQPDLFDILIRFREFRFVVSADIAKMYRQVLVEPKQRALQRILWRESPSAPVEAFELNTVTYGQASASFLAVRCLHQIAEECELDVASIIKSSFYVDDFLHSVNSIEEGVSVCSRVSAALSGGGFKLRKWISNEPAILDSVSQGSEDFQVLDFNGDDRAKILGLTWQCSSDILSYKIRLSEGGIKVTKRTILSSISQVFDPLGLLSPSIIVAKILIQKLWLEKLSWDESVPAHLHTAWVKFRSELPSLNKINIYRHIACLDAVRHELHGFSDASEAAYGSAVYVRSVDRNGDIAVRLLCAKSKVSPLKSLTVPRLELCGALVMARLMSKIRASARLQFDRCVCWSDSSIVLSWLKMSPSSLKIFVSSRVSEIQSLAGEYEWRHVPTKENPADLLSRGVFPNKLVEVSLWWNGPSFLLSEERHWPNTFKGPKEIPEVRVSKGVFALVSAGDYLFERYSDFNRLIRITACVLRFILNCRSRSLKRDVVSGSLSSLELNDATKTLVRIAQRDSFPDEYDRLTGGIALSPKSKLLSLSPFVDREGVMRVGGRLRNSPYHFDKKHPMLLSPKHRLSRMLCEYEHKRLMHAGPQLLLSFIREKFWIVASRNLIRATVRNCTTCSRFNPQCLAPIMGDLPQERLTVGRVFSVVGVDYMGPLHTRDKKGRGSRLSKCYAGVKSVKHHLKRVAGNANLTFEQLITLLAQIEAILNSRPLSPMSHDPNDLTPLSPAHFLIGRSITELPDPDLQHVPANRLSVFQRIQLIKQHFWKRWSKEYISEFQQRVKWKTQQQDVQEGVLVLIKEDNLPPSKWRMGRIVAVHPGRDGVNRVATIRTSSGLVKRSFSKICPLPVETVVEDAPSASRRGAC; encoded by the exons ATGGCATCCGCAGAGGAACTTAGAAAGTTAAACGTGGCTAGGAGGACATGCAAGGCCCAACTTACTATGTTTGACAGATTTATCGAAAGCTTTGATTTggataatgaattaaatagTAATGAAACTGATCGCCTAGTAGAAAGACTCAATAGATTAGATGATATTTTTGATAAGTTTGATGCAGCCCAAAGTGAGTTGGAGCTACACGCTACTGACTATGATGAAGAATTAAATGAACGGGATGAATTTGAAAGACGCTTCTGTGACCTAAAGGCTGCAGGCAAAggtttattaaacaaatttagtaaGGCCGATAGATCGGCAAAATGCAGCAATGCAAATGAATCGATGCCTCCTAGTCCCTTAGCAGGCGTCAAGTTGCCAGTTATTTCGTTACCCACCTTTTCTGGTGATTATAAAGATTGGCTAGGTTTTCGGGATACCTATGTAAGCTTGATACACAATAACCACTCgttaaatcaaattcaaaaattccattacttGCGGGCGTCGTTGCAAGGTGTGGCATCTCAGGTTCTAGAAACTCTGGCATTTACTGATAATAATTATGATGTCGCATGGACAACCTTAAGCGAGCGATACAATAATACGCGAGTACTTGTACACATGCACATGAAGGCGTTACTCGAGATAGAATCGGTAGATAAGGAATCGGCTCATAAACTGAGGGACCTAATTGATAACGTAGGGAAAAATCTAAGGACGTTATCGGCGTTGGGTCAAAAAACTGAACACTGGAGTGATTTGATAGCCTGTCTCGTAGGTAGCAAGCTGGATCGAGTAACGGAAAGGCATTGGGAAAAGGCGAAGGGCAACAAGAAAGAGGTTCCTTCGTGGGAATCCTTGCGAGAGTTCCTAAAAAATAGGGCAGACATGCTAGCCGCAATCGAGCGTCAAAGGGGCAGCACTAAGATAGAGAAAAATGTGGGATTCAAACACAATAGGGCAAGTGTTAAAACTTTCGTAGGAAGCGATTTGAAGTGCGTAGTGTGTAAAGCAAATCACCTACTAGTTAATTGTCAAAGGTTTCTGGCTATGCCTCCCAGCGAAAGATTTAACAAAGCCAAACAACTCAAATTGTGTTTGAATTGTCTAAAGCTAGGGCATTTCGGAAAAGATTGTCGCGCAAAGCATTGTGCCAAGTGTACGACTAAGCACCACACATTGTTGCACTTTGAATCTAGCAGGGGGCAAGAGGCGATCTCCCATTCGGAGGAGAATTTGGAACATAGGGTTTCGTTGTCTGCACTAAGTTCGGAAAACCATGTCTTTCTGTCTACAGCTTTGGTAGAGGTTCGCAGTGCCGGGGGAGCGTGCTTGAAAGTACGCGCGCTTTTGGATTCGGGAAGACAGTCGAATTTCATTAGCTCTTCGTTGTGCAAAAGGCTAAAGATAAAGAtggacaaatttgaaatgctAGTCGGAGAATTGGGTTTAAAGGCGTCGGAAATAACACACAGTTGCAACGTCGAGGTGTGTGCCCGACGCAGGGGTTACCAAGcttctttgaaatgtttagtcTTGCCCAGGATTACCGGATTCATTCCTGGTGCCGTTGTGGATGTCAGTCGATTAAACATTCCTTCCAACATTACATTGGCGGATCCAGAATTCAATAGGCCTGGTCCCATAGACCTTTTAATAGGTAGCGAATTGTTTTATAGATTGTTGTGTGTTGGTCAAATTAGTCTTGGTCCGAATAGCCCCATCCTGCAAAAAACTAGGTTCGGCTGGGTCATCTCCGGAGCGATGATGCAGGCTGGCATCTGCGGCACAGTCTGTAACTTGAGCGTCAATTCGAGGCATGGTGGCCGTGAAATCGAATTTGACTTGAaaaggttttgggaagttGAAGAGAACTTTGCTGAGACCAAGGCCTGGTCGGCTGAGGAGCTTTCATGTGAGGAGCATTTCCAAAGAACGCATAGGCGTTCGTCCGACGGTCGTTTCGTTGTTGCTATCCCCTTCAAGCATCCTGTCACTGAGCTAGGTAATTCGAAGGAGAAGGCTCTCCAAAGGTTTTTGTCGTTAGAGCGTAAGCTCAGTAAGGATCAAGGGATGAAGgatgaatattgcaaattcaTTCGTGAATATTTGAGCCTGGGGCACATGTCTCGAGTGCTTGATGAGGATGATAGTGTCGTCTACTACATGCCTCATCATCCTGTGATCAAATCGGAAAGCTGCACTACTAAATTAAGGGTTGTATTCGATTGTAGCATGCCTTCTTCAACAGGCAAATCCCTTAATGAGTTGCAAATGGTTGGTCCTGTCATCCAGCCCGATTTGTTCGACATTTTGATTCGGTTTCGTGAATTTCGTTTTGTAGTATCGGCGGATATCGCCAAGATGTATAGGCAAGTATTAGTTGAGCCTAAGCAACGAGCGTTGCAAAGAATTCTTTGGAGGGAATCGCCCTCAGCCCCTGTCGAGGCTTTCGAATTAAACACCGTAACATACGGTCAAGCTAGCGCCAGTTTCCTGGCCGTGAGGTGTCTTCATCAAATCGCCGAGGAGTGCGAACTTGATGTAGCatctataataaaatcgtcGTTTTATGTTGATGACTTCCTTCACTCAGTAAATTCGATTGAGGAAGGAGTTAGCGTTTGTAGCAGGGTTTCGGCCGCATTGTCGGGCGGTGGATTCAAGTTGAGAAAATGGATTTCCAACGAACCTGCAATTTTGGACTCCGTAAGTCAAGGAAGTGAGGACTTCCAAGTGTTAGACTTCAATGGCGATGATAGGGCTAAGATTTTAGGGTTGACATGGCAGTGTTCGTCGGACATTCTGTCGTACAAAATTCGTCTGTCTGAGGGAGGAATAAAGGTGACTAAGCGCACCATCCTATCCAGCATTTCGCAAGTCTTTGATCCTTTGGGTCTGCTGTCTCCTTCGATAATTGTCGCAAAGATCCTCATTCAGAAACTTTGGTTGGAAAAGTTGTCGTGGGATGAGTCGGTCCCTGCCCATTTGCATACGGCTTGGGTTAAGTTTCGTAGTGAGCTACCAAgtcttaacaaaattaatatttatcgCCACATCGCATGCTTGGATGCTGTACGCCATGAGTTGCATGGTTTTTCTGACGCCAGCGAGGCAGCTTATGGTAGCGCTGTTTACGTCAGATCTGTTGATAGAAACGGCGACATAGCAGTGAGGCTATTGTGCGCCAAAAGCAAGGTGAGTCCGTTAAAATCTCTGACTGTCCCTCGTTTAGAACTGTGCGGTGCATTAGTCATGGCCCGGCTAATGAGTAAAATAAGGGCTTCCGCCAGATTGCAATTTGATAGGTGTGTATGCTGGTCGGATTCGTCTATAGTCTTGAGTTGGTTAAAGATGTCCCCCAGTAGTCTAAAAATCTTTGTCAGCTCACGGGTATCGGAGATTCAATCGCTTGCAGGGGAATATGAATGGCGACACGTTCCCACGAAAGAAAATCCTGCGGACCTATTGTCGAGGGGGGTATTTCCCAACAAACTCGTCGAAGTGAGCCTTTGGTGGAATGGCCCTTCCTTTCTTCTTTCTGAGGAACGTCATTGGCCAAATACTTTTAAAGGACCTAAGGAGATACCGGAGGTGCGTGTTTCGAAGGGTGTCTTCGCGCTCGTGTCCGCGGGGGATTATCTCTTTGAACGTTACTCAGATTTTAATCGGTTGATTCGAATCACAGCATGCGTGCTTCGTTTTATTCTCAATTGTCGTTCGAGGTCGCTGAAACGGGACGTCGTGAGTGGCTCATTATCGAGCTTAGAGCTAAATGATGCTACTAAAACCTTAGTTAGGATTGCTCAGAGGGACAGTTTTCCGGATGAATATGATCGTCTCACCGGGGGGATCGCCTTGAGCCCAAAAAGTAAACTGCTGAGTTTGAGTCCGTTCGTGGACAGGGAGGGCGTAATGAGAGTAGGAGGAAGGCTGCGAAACTCGCCTTATCATTTTGATAAGAAGCATCCTATGCTTCTCTCTCCCAAACATCGATTGTCGCGGATGTTATGCGAGTATGAGCATAAAAGGTTAATGCACGCCGGTCCTCAACTACTGCTCTCGTTCATAAGGGAGAAATTTTGGATTGTCGCGTCTCGTAACCTGATAAGGGCTACTGTTAGAAATTGCACTACTTGTTCGCGATTTAATCCTCAATGTTTAGCGCCTATCATGGGTGACCTTCCACAAGAGCGCTTAACTGTTGGACGCGTATTTTCGGTGGTAGGAGTGGACTACATGGGTCCTCTCCATACTAGGGATAAAAAGGGTCGCGGCTCGAGGTTGTCCAAGTGCTAC GCTGGTGTCAAATCAGTGAAGCACCACCTAAAGAGAGTCGCGGGCAATGCCAACCTAACGTTTGAACAATTGATCACTTTATTAGCACAAATCGAAGCGATTCTCAATTCCCGTCCTCTTTCTCCCATGTCTCATGATCCCAATGACCTAACTCCCTTATCACCTGCTCACTTCCTGATTGGAAGAAGCATCACGGAACTGCCAGACCCAGACCTGCAACATGTTCCTGCAAATCGGCTGTCCGTATTCCAAAGAATCCAATTAATCAAGCAGCACTTTTGGAAGCGATGGAGCAAGGAATACATCAGCGAATTTCAGCAGAGGGTGAAATGGAAAACGCAGCAGCAAGACGTCCAAGAAGGAGTGCTTGTACTCATCAAGGAAGATAACTTGCCTCCCTCAAAATGGCGCATGGGACGAATTGTAGCAGTGCATCCTGGCCGGGACGGAGTGAACCGTGTAGCTACCATAAGAACTTCCAGTGGTCTGGTGAAGCGCTCGTTTAGTAAGATATGTCCCTTGCCGGTAGAGACTGTCGTTGAAGACGCTCCAAGCGCTTCAAGGCGGGGGGcatgttaa